From Thermogladius calderae 1633, a single genomic window includes:
- a CDS encoding ABC transporter substrate-binding protein — MGNIEARVLAPLIVFALLAQLAGALPLVSRAEAQRPTVFNYIIRDPNIVPGGVFRDPMMGEANTLNPWMYTTSWEYMILSVVYDTLTTVAPDGNIVGVLAKSWEVKDNGTVYIFHLYENASWHDGYPVTAEDVAFTYKFLRDYGNLTRFKDYAPYIKDAKALDNYTVEIDLTQPYAPFLTLVASSIFIVPEHIWSKIPPTQVPTYKNEPPIGSGPFIFKEHVPQQYYMLVANPKYHLGRPYIDTYVLPIIPNPDAMLLALKRGDVDDVTWSVPYATIPDLLKDPNIRIWNVTELGSRFMYFNCMRYPMSETLFRQAVHYAINLTEVVDVIYQGYALPGSLGKIPPIEQPWYDPNLPPKEVKYPFNLTKAAELLDQLGLKVGPDGWRTYPNGTPITLTIYSPAYDPLRVRVGELLASNLRKIGLNVKHMPLEWTTLVSKLLSGDFDMLIIGGLGSIDPDLLRQMFASNGTWNMGHCVIPGLDPLLQQQAVTPDIEARKKIVWRIEEILADYVPILNFVHQQFVFAYRVDRWAGWVLYPLAPPDNWFSLMSLYNIQAQQYKPSAPVVITYTTTPTATPTQYTTQYTTTTTLPTTTTTTTPTPTTTTAALTTTPTTAPASTGVPVAIVVAGVVAVLAAVAGAALYTSRRK; from the coding sequence GTGGGAAACATAGAGGCGCGCGTCTTAGCCCCCTTAATCGTGTTTGCCCTCCTCGCACAACTGGCTGGGGCGCTGCCCCTAGTATCAAGGGCGGAGGCGCAGCGGCCGACGGTTTTCAACTACATAATCAGAGACCCGAACATCGTACCCGGCGGCGTCTTTAGGGACCCTATGATGGGCGAGGCCAATACGCTGAACCCCTGGATGTACACGACGTCCTGGGAGTACATGATACTGAGCGTGGTGTACGACACCCTGACAACGGTAGCCCCCGACGGCAACATCGTGGGGGTGCTAGCGAAGAGCTGGGAGGTGAAGGACAACGGGACCGTCTACATATTCCACTTATACGAGAACGCCTCCTGGCACGACGGCTACCCGGTCACTGCCGAGGACGTCGCCTTCACCTACAAGTTCCTGAGAGACTACGGTAACCTGACCAGGTTCAAGGACTACGCGCCCTACATAAAGGACGCCAAGGCCCTCGACAACTACACCGTGGAGATAGACCTGACGCAGCCCTACGCGCCCTTCCTCACCCTCGTGGCCTCCTCGATATTCATAGTGCCCGAGCACATATGGTCGAAGATACCTCCCACTCAGGTGCCGACTTACAAGAACGAGCCCCCCATAGGCAGCGGCCCGTTCATATTCAAGGAGCACGTCCCGCAGCAGTACTACATGCTGGTGGCCAACCCCAAGTACCACCTGGGCAGGCCCTACATAGACACCTACGTGCTACCTATCATACCGAACCCCGATGCGATGCTGCTCGCCCTTAAGAGGGGCGACGTGGACGACGTAACGTGGAGCGTCCCATACGCGACGATACCAGACCTGTTGAAAGACCCTAACATCAGGATATGGAACGTAACCGAGCTGGGCTCCAGGTTCATGTACTTCAACTGCATGAGGTACCCGATGAGCGAGACGCTGTTCAGGCAGGCGGTCCACTACGCGATAAACCTGACCGAGGTCGTCGACGTGATATACCAGGGCTACGCTTTACCAGGGTCCCTGGGCAAGATACCTCCCATAGAACAGCCCTGGTACGACCCGAACCTACCCCCCAAGGAGGTGAAGTACCCGTTCAACCTAACTAAGGCGGCCGAGCTATTAGACCAGCTGGGCCTGAAAGTGGGCCCCGACGGCTGGAGGACGTACCCCAACGGCACGCCGATCACCCTGACGATTTACTCGCCGGCCTACGACCCCCTCAGGGTTAGGGTCGGGGAGCTGCTGGCCAGCAACCTGAGGAAGATCGGCCTGAACGTCAAGCACATGCCCCTCGAGTGGACGACCCTGGTCTCGAAGCTGCTCTCGGGAGACTTCGACATGCTGATAATCGGAGGCCTGGGCTCGATAGACCCGGACCTCTTGAGGCAGATGTTCGCCTCTAACGGGACTTGGAACATGGGCCACTGCGTCATACCCGGCCTAGACCCGCTGCTCCAGCAGCAGGCCGTAACGCCAGACATCGAGGCCAGGAAAAAGATCGTGTGGAGGATCGAGGAGATACTAGCCGACTACGTGCCGATACTCAACTTCGTCCACCAGCAGTTCGTCTTCGCGTACAGGGTGGACAGGTGGGCCGGCTGGGTGCTGTACCCGCTGGCCCCGCCCGACAACTGGTTCAGCCTCATGAGCCTCTACAACATCCAAGCGCAGCAGTACAAGCCGTCGGCCCCCGTGGTGATAACCTACACTACAACCCCCACGGCGACGCCCACCCAGTACACCACGCAGTACACCACTACTACAACACTGCCCACTACTACAACCACTACAACCCCCACACCCACGACCACGACAGCTGCGCTGACCACCACGCCGACCACAGCCCCGGCTAGCACGGGGGTCCCCGTCGCCATCGTAGTAGCGGGTGTCGTAGCGGTACTAGCAGCTGTCGCGGGAGCCGCCCTCTACACCTCTAGGAGGAAGTAG
- a CDS encoding Na+ dependent transporter (SNF family) — translation MSSEAIGPRETWGTRIGLILSMAGNAIGLGNFLRFPGRVALYGGGAYLIPYFVALTLLGLPIMWLEWSIGRYGGQYRAHWLAPMMYVVSKRRLGDKKAKIVAGIAGGLALSIAILLNAYYTNLLGWVSFWAGMCMTGKIVEVTEVKDSIGWLLQVIGNPVYNLLPWVFTLVMTGIIVAPGVSKGLERANLIMMPLLFLFSVVLLVTGLTWRTPVKPEWDSIKGFLWLWTPRFEKLGDPAAWLEGAGQIFFTLSLGIAGIIPTYASYIKREDDIALGALTTTALNEFAEVICGGTIAFTLGYAFGGVLPIGMVYVDKKSPFFLSMAVYPAFFGKLGAVGAVLGFMWYVLLWFAGVTSAIAIANVIVEMLQGFGWKRAQATAVSVLLFLVFGVFIALEGYMTKDYSWGPSTVYLDFTDFMVGSVMLVVTALFETIIAGMFLWPEGYEEVNRGGLIRVPKALWKYVLSIIAPIYLVAMLVWLPMSTRIETIIYQTGEPLTWLGPALAGLSAAFTVALFIVGFVLGVKSTKQFEKVAG, via the coding sequence ATGTCCTCCGAGGCCATCGGTCCTAGAGAGACCTGGGGTACGAGGATCGGATTGATCCTCTCGATGGCAGGCAACGCCATAGGCCTCGGCAACTTCCTGAGGTTCCCTGGCAGAGTGGCCCTGTACGGTGGCGGGGCATACCTAATACCGTACTTCGTAGCGCTAACACTACTAGGCCTCCCAATAATGTGGCTCGAGTGGTCTATTGGGAGGTACGGTGGACAGTACAGGGCGCACTGGCTAGCGCCGATGATGTACGTAGTGAGTAAGAGGAGGCTGGGGGACAAAAAGGCTAAGATCGTGGCGGGGATAGCCGGCGGGCTAGCGCTCTCCATAGCCATACTGCTGAACGCCTACTACACGAACCTCCTGGGCTGGGTCAGCTTCTGGGCTGGAATGTGCATGACCGGGAAAATAGTCGAGGTGACCGAGGTAAAGGACTCGATAGGCTGGCTCCTGCAGGTCATCGGAAACCCCGTTTACAACCTACTCCCATGGGTATTCACCCTGGTTATGACAGGGATCATAGTCGCGCCTGGTGTCAGCAAGGGTCTCGAGCGCGCGAACTTGATCATGATGCCGCTACTCTTCCTCTTCTCAGTAGTGCTACTGGTCACGGGGCTGACTTGGAGGACTCCGGTGAAGCCAGAGTGGGACTCCATCAAGGGCTTCCTCTGGCTCTGGACTCCGAGATTCGAGAAGCTGGGCGACCCGGCTGCGTGGCTCGAGGGCGCTGGGCAGATATTCTTCACGCTGAGCCTCGGAATAGCCGGCATAATACCAACCTACGCGAGCTACATTAAACGCGAAGACGACATAGCCTTGGGCGCATTGACGACCACGGCTCTAAACGAGTTCGCCGAGGTGATATGCGGTGGCACAATAGCGTTCACCCTCGGCTACGCGTTTGGAGGAGTACTCCCGATCGGAATGGTCTACGTCGACAAGAAGTCGCCGTTCTTCCTGTCAATGGCCGTGTACCCGGCGTTCTTCGGTAAACTCGGCGCTGTAGGTGCTGTACTGGGCTTTATGTGGTACGTGCTGCTGTGGTTCGCGGGCGTGACATCGGCTATAGCGATAGCAAACGTAATTGTCGAGATGCTACAGGGCTTCGGCTGGAAGAGGGCGCAGGCAACGGCCGTCTCGGTACTCCTGTTCTTGGTATTCGGTGTTTTCATAGCGCTAGAGGGCTACATGACAAAAGACTACAGCTGGGGGCCTTCAACGGTTTACCTGGACTTCACAGACTTCATGGTGGGCTCTGTAATGCTAGTCGTGACAGCGCTCTTCGAGACAATAATCGCGGGAATGTTCTTATGGCCTGAAGGCTACGAGGAGGTCAACAGAGGCGGGCTAATCAGGGTGCCAAAGGCCCTCTGGAAGTACGTGCTGTCGATCATAGCCCCGATATACCTGGTCGCAATGCTCGTGTGGCTTCCAATGAGCACTAGAATAGAGACCATCATTTACCAGACCGGTGAGCCGCTGACGTGGCTGGGCCCGGCACTAGCCGGCCTCTCGGCAGCGTTCACCGTAGCCTTGTTCATTGTGGGCTTCGTACTGGGGGTGAAGTCGACGAAGCAGTTCGAAAAAGTTGCGGGGTGA
- a CDS encoding Ni/Fe hydrogenase subunit alpha, translating to MSEWGLGRVEGEGSVEVYVSGGAVAVRVNIEEAPRFFEYLLRGRGADQVVDLVTRVCGLCGVSHALAAAMALEGCLGLEVDERAAELRVAMHLAERVKSHLLHVFLLNLPDYMGVGSAIDLWERRPGLLKRVSSALASSARAMEALCGRTHNVVNLRLGGVYKAPSREEAEAVKRYVEGARRVLEELLDEVLPSLEVPCEGLVKPLLLVHDPGRYPHDGAAVLLEDLGGSLERIEVAGYEAALEPRQERGKNAVVYRVRGRAVVTGPLARFNHAWDRLSGETRDLMKRHGWRPPLRDVRQGIVARLAEVHDALVAIRSVLESRNWDSYAGGGRAMPRRAGGRLHCAYLVEAPRGVLYHRYTLGEDLRVESAKIVTPTQLNVPSMEELSAQALAARPPAGVGDVKRTVEVVVRSLDPCLSCSVHRVVLEA from the coding sequence TTGAGTGAGTGGGGGCTGGGCAGGGTAGAGGGCGAGGGGAGCGTAGAGGTCTACGTGAGCGGTGGCGCTGTGGCGGTCAGGGTGAACATAGAGGAGGCCCCGAGGTTCTTCGAGTACCTCTTGAGGGGGAGGGGGGCCGACCAGGTAGTCGACCTCGTAACCAGGGTATGCGGCCTTTGCGGGGTCTCCCACGCCCTGGCCGCTGCCATGGCGCTCGAGGGCTGCCTAGGCCTAGAGGTGGACGAGCGCGCCGCGGAGCTCAGGGTGGCGATGCACCTGGCCGAGAGGGTGAAGAGCCACCTACTCCACGTCTTCCTCCTCAACCTACCCGACTACATGGGCGTGGGGAGCGCCATAGACTTGTGGGAGAGGAGGCCGGGGCTTTTGAAGAGGGTCTCGAGCGCCCTCGCCAGCTCGGCCAGGGCCATGGAGGCCCTGTGCGGGAGGACGCACAACGTTGTCAACCTGAGGCTCGGCGGCGTCTACAAGGCACCGAGCAGGGAGGAGGCCGAGGCCGTCAAGCGCTACGTCGAGGGGGCGAGGAGGGTGCTCGAGGAGCTGTTGGACGAGGTGCTGCCCTCGCTCGAGGTCCCGTGCGAGGGCCTGGTCAAGCCCCTGCTCCTGGTCCACGACCCAGGCAGGTACCCGCACGACGGCGCAGCCGTGCTCTTGGAGGACCTGGGGGGCTCGCTTGAGAGGATAGAAGTGGCCGGCTACGAGGCCGCCCTAGAGCCGAGGCAGGAGAGGGGGAAGAACGCGGTCGTGTACAGGGTGAGGGGCCGCGCAGTCGTCACAGGCCCCCTCGCGAGGTTCAACCACGCCTGGGACAGGCTGTCCGGCGAGACAAGGGACCTCATGAAGCGGCACGGGTGGAGGCCCCCGCTCAGGGACGTGAGGCAGGGCATAGTCGCGAGACTGGCGGAGGTGCACGACGCCCTCGTCGCCATTAGGTCCGTCCTCGAGTCCCGCAACTGGGACTCCTACGCAGGCGGGGGCCGGGCCATGCCGAGGAGGGCGGGAGGTAGGCTCCACTGCGCCTACCTCGTAGAGGCCCCGAGGGGGGTCCTCTACCACAGGTACACTCTGGGCGAGGATCTGAGGGTCGAGTCGGCGAAGATCGTGACCCCGACGCAGCTCAACGTACCGTCCATGGAGGAGCTGTCCGCCCAAGCCCTGGCGGCCAGGCCCCCAGCGGGTGTGGGCGACGTCAAGAGGACGGTGGAGGTGGTGGTGCGGTCTCTCGACCCCTGCCTCTCGTGCTCGGTCCACAGAGTGGTCCTCGAGGCGTAG
- a CDS encoding type II toxin-antitoxin system CcdA family antitoxin codes for MGGYVTVSTKVRREVVERARRLGINISEFLRRVLEEEVEKRELELLGRRLEEIKDVLESLDIERIAGHIREDRDAR; via the coding sequence TTGGGTGGTTACGTCACGGTCTCCACGAAGGTGAGAAGGGAGGTTGTGGAGAGGGCGAGGAGGCTGGGTATAAACATCTCCGAGTTCCTCAGGAGGGTGCTCGAAGAGGAGGTGGAGAAGAGGGAGCTCGAGCTGCTCGGGAGGCGGCTCGAGGAGATCAAGGACGTCCTAGAGTCGCTGGACATAGAGAGGATAGCCGGCCACATAAGAGAGGACAGGGACGCGCGTTGA
- a CDS encoding ABC transporter permease has protein sequence MGRLAYFLVRKAIARFVTFFVILTLTFVIPRLLPGGAFAYLVANPSVPPDMRNVLIHEFGLDKPIWEQYAIFLRQFFTTGNLGISFSRLEPVSQVIMEALPWTVSLVTVSLLVSAAIGMLSGMYAAYKRGGRFDTASMSVFMFVRSMPGFWLGMVLLIVFGFYLGWAPLYGAYTYGATYTSPWERVADILYHMWLPMLTLIVLTIPGYHILMRNSVVNILGEDYIVVATAKGLSDRQLLLRHAFRPASLPVVTSLAIDVGFSISGVMLIENVFSIPGVGRLAYQAVYQQDYPLLLGIVVYTSALTLFLVTVVEVMYSFIDPRVRLE, from the coding sequence ATGGGTAGACTAGCCTATTTTTTGGTCAGGAAGGCTATTGCGCGCTTCGTGACCTTCTTCGTGATCCTCACCCTGACCTTCGTCATCCCCCGCCTCCTACCCGGCGGGGCCTTCGCTTACCTGGTCGCCAACCCGAGTGTACCACCAGACATGAGGAACGTCCTGATACACGAGTTCGGGCTCGACAAGCCCATATGGGAGCAGTATGCTATTTTCCTGAGGCAGTTCTTCACCACCGGGAACCTGGGCATATCCTTCAGTAGGCTCGAGCCCGTCAGCCAGGTGATAATGGAGGCCCTCCCCTGGACGGTGTCGCTGGTCACCGTCTCGCTACTGGTGTCGGCCGCGATAGGCATGCTCTCGGGCATGTACGCCGCGTACAAGAGGGGCGGCAGGTTCGACACGGCCTCGATGAGCGTCTTCATGTTCGTCAGGTCGATGCCGGGGTTCTGGCTCGGCATGGTCTTGTTAATAGTTTTCGGCTTCTACCTTGGCTGGGCGCCCCTCTACGGGGCCTACACCTACGGCGCTACTTACACGAGCCCCTGGGAGAGGGTCGCGGACATACTCTACCACATGTGGCTGCCGATGCTCACCCTCATAGTCCTGACGATACCGGGCTACCACATACTGATGAGGAACAGCGTGGTGAACATACTGGGCGAGGACTACATAGTCGTCGCGACCGCGAAGGGGCTCTCGGACAGGCAGCTACTCCTCAGGCACGCCTTCAGGCCGGCCAGCCTACCGGTCGTGACATCCCTGGCCATAGACGTCGGCTTCTCGATAAGCGGGGTGATGCTGATCGAGAACGTCTTCTCCATACCGGGCGTCGGCAGGCTGGCCTACCAGGCGGTCTACCAGCAGGACTACCCCCTACTGCTGGGTATAGTGGTGTACACCTCTGCCCTCACCCTGTTCCTGGTGACCGTGGTGGAGGTAATGTACAGCTTCATAGACCCCAGGGTGAGGCTGGAGTGA
- a CDS encoding alpha/beta hydrolase family protein gives MGLGDVARVVESIVYTPTYTLLGVDYRGRVVYQTMEGGFNSIWAYDPATGERRRLVSATVHWPGEVSLDKRRVPFTRDVGRGREAQVIGFVDLEKDEEVVVENMEPVRVLGFRDTGSEIAFAGASADRISLYVYRRGRVEEVLRLDSYAHVSDFDGRLVVGSGNLRKDPRSSEVFVYDARTGEMRVATPREGSVNESPVITSGGRVLFETNAYTGDAKELAFYDPATGEFQRLGYPGSDYEAYGPVEHLFYREFGGRLFVVGKKNGRSRLFVDGRAVETPPGTVVNAYPHGERVYFTYTSLRRPTGIYAYEEGSVREVLVSKLPPEVEEAFGEVDFVVARSPDGVEVPTFVFKSRRPRREFVVYVHGGPWWETADEWNTRVAPLVALGFNVVAPNFRGSTGYGERFRLMDIGDPGGGDLLDVEAATRWGLEAGLGERAFIWGYSYGGYMTLWAMTRRPELYKCGVAGAPVADWAEMYELSDAVFREFIDILFDKKRELWRERSPSTYAEDLKSPLAIVQPQNDSRTPLQPVLHFVEKLMKAGKTFELHVIPDIGHAITRPDKLAQVLVYAANFLDKCSQL, from the coding sequence ATGGGCCTGGGGGACGTCGCTAGGGTCGTCGAGTCGATAGTCTACACGCCGACCTACACGCTCCTGGGCGTGGACTACAGGGGCAGGGTAGTCTACCAGACTATGGAGGGGGGTTTCAACTCGATATGGGCCTACGACCCGGCTACGGGGGAGAGGAGGAGGCTGGTGTCGGCCACTGTCCACTGGCCGGGCGAGGTCAGCCTGGACAAGCGTAGAGTGCCGTTCACTCGCGACGTGGGGAGGGGGAGGGAGGCCCAGGTGATAGGGTTCGTGGACTTGGAGAAGGACGAGGAGGTGGTCGTGGAGAACATGGAGCCGGTGAGAGTCCTGGGCTTCAGGGACACGGGCAGCGAGATCGCGTTCGCCGGCGCCTCGGCGGACAGGATATCGCTGTATGTCTACAGGAGGGGTAGAGTAGAGGAGGTGCTGCGGCTGGACAGCTACGCTCACGTCTCCGACTTCGACGGCAGGCTGGTAGTCGGCTCGGGCAACCTGAGGAAGGACCCGAGGTCGAGCGAGGTATTCGTATACGACGCGAGGACCGGGGAGATGAGGGTTGCCACCCCGAGGGAGGGGAGCGTCAACGAGTCCCCGGTCATAACGAGCGGGGGGAGGGTGCTGTTCGAGACCAACGCCTACACGGGGGACGCGAAGGAGCTGGCCTTCTACGACCCCGCCACCGGGGAGTTCCAGAGGCTCGGGTACCCGGGCTCAGACTACGAGGCCTACGGGCCCGTCGAGCACCTCTTCTACAGGGAGTTCGGCGGGAGGCTCTTCGTGGTCGGGAAGAAGAACGGTAGGTCCAGGCTGTTCGTCGACGGCAGGGCCGTTGAGACGCCGCCCGGCACGGTCGTCAACGCCTACCCGCACGGCGAGAGGGTCTACTTCACCTACACCAGCCTGAGGAGGCCCACGGGTATATACGCCTACGAGGAGGGCTCGGTGAGAGAGGTTCTGGTCTCCAAACTCCCCCCAGAAGTCGAGGAGGCCTTCGGGGAGGTAGACTTCGTCGTAGCGAGGTCGCCAGACGGTGTCGAAGTCCCCACCTTCGTCTTCAAGTCTAGGAGGCCTAGGAGGGAGTTCGTGGTCTACGTCCACGGGGGCCCCTGGTGGGAGACGGCCGACGAGTGGAACACCCGCGTAGCCCCCCTCGTCGCCCTGGGCTTCAACGTGGTGGCCCCGAACTTCAGGGGCTCGACCGGGTACGGGGAGAGGTTCAGGCTTATGGACATAGGGGACCCGGGCGGCGGGGACCTACTCGACGTCGAGGCCGCTACTAGGTGGGGCCTGGAGGCCGGCCTGGGCGAGAGGGCCTTCATATGGGGCTACAGCTACGGCGGCTACATGACTCTCTGGGCGATGACCAGGAGGCCGGAGCTATACAAGTGCGGCGTAGCCGGCGCCCCCGTAGCCGACTGGGCGGAGATGTACGAGCTCAGCGACGCGGTGTTCAGGGAGTTCATCGACATCCTCTTCGACAAGAAGAGGGAGCTGTGGAGGGAGAGGTCGCCAAGCACCTACGCTGAGGACCTCAAGAGCCCGCTAGCCATAGTCCAGCCCCAGAACGACTCTAGGACGCCCCTACAGCCTGTCCTCCACTTCGTCGAGAAGCTCATGAAGGCGGGGAAGACGTTCGAGCTCCACGTCATACCCGACATAGGCCACGCCATAACGAGGCCCGACAAGCTAGCCCAGGTATTGGTGTACGCCGCGAACTTCCTCGACAAGTGCTCGCAGCTCTGA
- a CDS encoding type II toxin-antitoxin system VapC family toxin translates to MRSGLLFDSSSLLYALKERRLDLLRRNYVQWLTFYEALNGVWKEVYLHRAIRAEKAAVLVEVLAEVLKYMEVLSPAGLEREIYERALALGVTVYDASYVVLAERYDLTLVTEDKRLRSRAQGIVEVKSLRELVG, encoded by the coding sequence TTGAGGAGCGGTCTTCTCTTCGACTCCTCCTCTCTACTCTACGCACTGAAGGAGAGGAGACTGGACCTACTCAGGCGGAACTACGTCCAGTGGCTGACCTTCTACGAGGCGCTCAACGGAGTGTGGAAGGAGGTCTATTTACACCGGGCTATAAGAGCTGAGAAGGCGGCTGTACTAGTCGAAGTACTGGCCGAGGTCCTGAAGTACATGGAAGTCCTGTCTCCAGCCGGCCTCGAGAGAGAGATATACGAGAGGGCCCTGGCTCTAGGGGTGACGGTCTACGACGCGTCCTATGTAGTCCTCGCGGAGAGGTACGATTTGACCCTCGTGACCGAGGACAAGAGGCTGAGGAGCAGGGCTCAAGGGATCGTGGAGGTCAAGAGCCTCAGAGAGCTCGTGGGCTAG
- a CDS encoding ABC transporter permease translates to MKSAGYSTTQLLKDLVSAVLRNKKGLAGVVLLSIPLAMAIAPQLIAPYNPRDIVGPPFQPPSLQHLLGTNDAGYDIFSELVYGSRISLLVGFAAAISAVVLGTVVGLLAGYYGGLLDDALSTVTDVMLLLPVLPFMILMAAILGQGYQNIVLTIAVFTWPGIARLVKAQVVSLKSALYIEAAKAYGASNARIMRTHILPQLYPLLVAFVILRIGGAIIAEASLSFLGLGDPTQESWGSMIYWAMNSGAISSGKWWWIVAPGLMITLTVEATALIGVAIEEFVNPRLRRA, encoded by the coding sequence GTGAAGAGCGCCGGCTACTCGACTACCCAGCTACTAAAGGACCTCGTCTCCGCCGTGCTCAGGAACAAGAAGGGGCTGGCCGGGGTAGTCCTCCTGTCGATCCCCCTCGCGATGGCGATAGCCCCGCAGTTGATAGCCCCCTACAACCCGAGGGACATAGTCGGCCCTCCCTTCCAGCCCCCCTCGCTACAGCACCTGCTCGGCACGAACGACGCTGGCTACGACATCTTCAGCGAGCTCGTCTACGGGTCGCGTATATCCCTGCTCGTCGGCTTCGCGGCGGCGATATCCGCGGTCGTGCTCGGGACTGTGGTGGGTCTGCTCGCTGGGTACTACGGTGGATTACTCGACGACGCGCTCTCCACGGTCACCGACGTAATGCTGCTGCTCCCCGTACTGCCGTTCATGATACTCATGGCGGCAATACTCGGGCAGGGCTACCAGAACATCGTCTTGACCATAGCGGTCTTCACCTGGCCGGGTATAGCCAGGCTGGTGAAGGCCCAGGTGGTCTCCCTCAAGAGCGCCCTGTACATCGAGGCCGCCAAGGCATACGGAGCCAGCAACGCGAGGATAATGAGGACGCACATACTCCCCCAGCTCTACCCCCTACTCGTAGCCTTCGTGATCCTGAGGATAGGGGGTGCGATAATAGCCGAGGCCTCGCTGAGCTTCCTCGGTCTGGGTGACCCGACACAGGAGTCCTGGGGTAGCATGATATACTGGGCCATGAACAGCGGCGCTATTTCGAGCGGGAAGTGGTGGTGGATCGTGGCCCCCGGCCTCATGATAACGCTCACAGTCGAGGCCACGGCCCTTATAGGTGTCGCCATTGAGGAGTTCGTCAACCCCAGGCTGAGGAGGGCCTAA
- the modD gene encoding ModD protein, with product MRGVLFDSELESLLRDDLHHLDLTTVYMGVESERGVARLVSRSRGVLAGVEEAADVYEKAGATVGYLLGSGSEVSSGAVVLEAEGRASSLHAAWRVAQALVSYMSGVATYTRLMVEAARRVNPRVVVATTRQTPPGLRRLWLKAVLAGGGVVHRQSLSDEILLFRNHLVFAGGRGLGEVVRSLKARVGYKRVGVEVGSLEEALEAVEAGADYVQFDHVDPATLRSWVSRLRSEFSGVSIGVGGGVDLENVGEYAATGVDVIVTSAPYHAKPLSFTTIMERRP from the coding sequence GTGAGGGGCGTCCTTTTCGACTCCGAGCTCGAGTCGCTGCTGAGGGACGACCTACACCACCTGGACTTGACCACGGTTTACATGGGGGTCGAGTCCGAGAGGGGCGTCGCGAGGCTCGTGTCGAGGAGTAGAGGGGTGCTCGCTGGTGTCGAGGAGGCCGCTGACGTCTACGAGAAGGCGGGGGCTACCGTCGGGTACCTCCTGGGCAGCGGCTCCGAGGTGTCTAGCGGGGCAGTGGTGCTGGAGGCCGAGGGGAGGGCTTCTTCCCTCCACGCCGCCTGGAGGGTCGCGCAGGCCCTCGTCTCCTACATGAGCGGCGTGGCCACCTACACACGCTTAATGGTCGAGGCGGCGAGGAGGGTCAACCCGAGAGTCGTCGTGGCGACCACGAGGCAGACCCCACCGGGCTTGAGGAGGCTTTGGCTGAAGGCCGTCTTGGCTGGCGGGGGCGTAGTCCACAGGCAGAGCCTCTCGGACGAGATCCTCTTGTTCAGGAACCACCTGGTTTTCGCCGGGGGCAGGGGGCTGGGAGAGGTGGTGAGGTCTCTTAAGGCCAGGGTGGGCTACAAGCGGGTCGGGGTCGAGGTGGGCAGTCTCGAAGAAGCACTCGAGGCGGTCGAGGCTGGTGCGGACTACGTGCAGTTCGACCACGTAGACCCGGCAACCCTGAGGAGCTGGGTGTCGAGGCTGAGGAGCGAGTTCAGCGGTGTGTCGATCGGGGTCGGAGGCGGAGTAGACCTGGAGAACGTAGGCGAGTATGCCGCGACGGGAGTAGACGTCATAGTGACCTCGGCCCCCTACCACGCCAAACCCCTTAGCTTCACAACAATAATGGAGAGGAGGCCATAG